The window TGTTGCGGCCCTGTTTGCCATAGGTATCATTGTACCAGTAGTCTTTAGCCGTACCGTCGCCCTTCTCAAGCAGCTCGTTGATATCCAACAGAACGCCCTGAGTAGCAAACTTCAATACGTCAGTTTCGGTCATCTGATACATAGAAGCATACATAGGAATGTTGTTCTGAGCTGCAAAACGAGTCTGCAGAGTCGTCAGATACTGGTCATCCTTAACATACTCCATTACCAGATTGATGCCCTTAGCTTCCATCAATTCACGGAATGCCTTGAATGCATACATGTCATCCATTTCGGTTGCATAATCGAAACGAGTGCTTGCATCATCACCCAGAACAGTAAAGTCCTGCATCTCGACATTTCCCTGAGGCTCGCTGGTCTCATTGGAAGCGGTGCTGTCCGTAGTGCCACTGTTGGTCTTGGAGTCTTCGTTGTCAGAAGAGCAGCCAGCCAGCATAGACAGGCACATGGACGCAGCTAAAAGTGTTACTAATAGCTTTTTCATGTCAAATCCTCCTTATAAGATTTGTGATTTATTTGATAACAGCCAGAGGCCGCCGCTAAGCGGCAACCCCCTACTGATTATCACAGATTTAAAGTGCAGGCTTATGCATCAGCCCTTCAAAGAACCAACCATTACGCCTTTTACGAAATATTTCTGCAGGAAAGGATATACCAGCATGATCGGCAACGTTGCCACTACGATCATGGTATATCGCAGCTGCTCAGCAGAAAGAGCTGCCAGCATGGCTGCTTCACCATCCTCAGAAGTACCGCCCTGCGTACCGCTCTGCTGCTGTGCCACTTTCTCCTGCAAAATCAGCATACGGCGCAGATAAAGCTGCAACGGCTGCTTGCTGGCATTGGGCAAATAAATCATAGCAGCATACCAGGAGTTCCACTGTGCAACCAAGGTATAGATGGCAATAACGGCCATAATCGGCTTGGAAGTAGGCACATAAACGTGCAACAGGATCTGGTAGTTGTTAGCACCATCAATACGAGCAGATTCACGAAGCGCTTCATCAATACTCATAAAGAAGGTACGTACCAAAATGATATACCACATGCTTACGATACCAGGGAAGATGATTGCCCAGCGGGTATCATACAAATGCAGGTAGTTAGACATCAAAATGAACTGAGGAATCAAACCGCCGCTGAAGTACATGGGGATCAAGATGAAGAAGGACATCAGTCTCTTTCCGCGCATATACGGTGAAGTCAGCGGATATGCAGCCATTGCACAGACAATCAGCATACCGATTGTACATGAGACTGCATAAAGAATCGTATTGCCATAGCTAACCCAGATTTGACTATCCTCTACCACCTGTGCATAAGAACCAAAGTAGAAGCCCTTAGGCAACAGGAACACGTCCATCGTACGGGCAGCAATCGGTTCACTGACAGAGATAATGATAACATACCATACCGGGTAGATACAGATCAATGCCAGAACGATCAAGATAGCATATACAATTGCGGTAGCAACGGAGGAGCCATTTTTAATATGATTCGGATTTCTCTTAGACATAATTCATTCTCCTCCTTCCTTAGAACAAGCCTGCGCCGGTCAGCTTATCAGAAATCTTATTTGCAATGAATACCATTCCAAAGTTGATAACTGTTTGAATCATACCGATCGCAGTTGTATAACTGAATTTTCCGCCCTGCAGACCTTCACGGTAGATGTAGGTACCGATAACATCGGCTACTTCATACGTAGCAGGCACATACAGCAACAGGATCATATCCGTGTTAGCACCCAACAAACCACCAACTGCCATAATCAACATGATAGCAATGGTAGGAATGATGCTCGGAAGTGTAATATGAATGGCCTGCTGGAAACGGTTAGCGCCGTCCAGCCGTGCGGATTCATACATGGAAGTATCAATAGAAGTAATAACAGACATGTACAGAATGGAGTTAAATCCGAAGCTCTTCCAGATATTTGACAATACATATATCGTCGGGAAGGCGCTGGGAACCGTTCTCCATGCTTTTGCTTCACCGCCCAGAGCCACGATCAGCTTATTGATAATACCGGCTGGGTTGATGAAGGAGATCAACATACCACACATAACTACCATAGAAATAAAGTACGGCAGATAAGATGCAGTCTGCACGAACTTCTTAAAGCCCATTACATTGACTTCATTTAACAGAAGTGCAAATACAATCGGAACCCAGAAGCCCCATGCTAAGTTCAAAAAGCTCAGCCAAAGGGTGTTACCCATCAAACGCTTGAAGTAAATACTTTCATAGAATTTGATAAAGTGCTTAAATCCAACCCATTTGGTGTTTGCGCCCCAGAACGGTGCACCAGGCGCGTAATCCTGGAATGCGATTACATAACCGTACATGGGGATGTAACAATAGATGAATATGATGATGATGGCCGGAAGCATTAAGGTGTATAGCTCAACGTTATCCTTCAGCAGCATCAATTTGCGCTGCTTCGTCATTTTCTTCTTCGCAGGCGCCATAGCGTTACTACTCATTTAATTCATCCTCTCCTTTCAGATTTTTAGAATTACGCCAAAGAAAGTTTACCGGCTTTTATTTCCTTAACACAAGGCTTTTAAAAACCGCTAAATCTATGCAAATTTACTATTCGTTGATTCGCCTCTGGTGTAATTTCCACAATTATTGTATTTGCTATTATAATGCACCATGGTTATCTTGTCAATATGCTTTGTATATTTTTTTCTACTCTGTAAAGAAAATATGAACGAACTGTAAAAATCAAAAGCGCTCTCAAGTGGCTTCTTTTCCCACTTTGTCACTTTTCTTGCGGTAAAAAATCAGCTTAAAAGCATATAAAATCCACATTTTATACATATCTTGTCCATAATTTTGCTTTTTGGTGAATTTGACGAGAGGCCTAAATTTCTTTCGTCATTTTGAACAAAACAGAGCATCGTCCCTCATCAGGAACGATGCTCCTCTCTGACAATGATATTGGACCAGCACATCTTTCCTTCCCGGTCGCGTGCCTCAATCCGCACGTAGCGCTCTGCCTTTGCCATTATATACTCCGCATGGGTCAGCCCTTCTCCAAATACTACCCGCTTTCCATTATACAGACTGTTCGTCATAAACCGGACCTCCTGTACCGGTGAAAGCTCTACGCTCACATGATCCCCCTCTATTTGAATGCGTTTAATTTCCGGCCCCTGCGACGCATAAAACCGGTTTTCCATCAGCGCCTGCCGAATCTCCGGCCAGCTGTTATGCTCAGCCTGCACCATGATATAACCGCCGAAAATATCGCGGTCATAGCGGTGTACATCATCCACGGCCGTAATCCGTTTATACACGCCGCGGCTTGCCAGCATATCGATATAAAGCTCCGAATAGCCCCGTCCGCTGTACACATCCGAAATCGTATTGTATACCTCTATCGCATCATACTCCTTAAGCTCCAGCGCCTGCTCAAACGTCATCAGCGACCAGATCGGATGCGCCAGCGTGCAGAAGCCTCCCGCCGCATGGATCGCATCCACAATATCCTGCGGCGAAAAGCTGTCATCCTGCGCGATATCATGCGCAAGGCCAACGCCCGTGATATGATACGCATATTCCGGAGCTTCCTTTAAAAAGTTGCGGTGGTACTCCGCTGCCGGAATCACCAAAAAGCTATCGTCCTCATATCCGGCAAAGCGCTTTCGGTGATCGGTAATTGCCAAGAAGTCATACCCCTGCGCTTTATAAAGGGCAATGCATTCCTCCGGCGTTTTATCTCCGTCCGACTGCGTGGTATGCGCATGCAGATTCCCCTTAAGCCAGCGCTTCCCCGGCTGCCATAAATCCATTATTTTTCCTCCATATTGATACGAATGTGGAATTTAAACTTCGCTTCATTAAACTGATATTTTTCCTTCAGGCGCGGACCGCAGCTGTTAGAGCCAATACCGGCCATCGCATAATCCAGGCACACCACCGTATCCGGCGCCTCCTCCAGCTCAAAATTATGCTTCTTGGCAGCCAGCTCCTCCTGCGTATACCGTGAAATATTAAAGCTGAAGCCCTCTTCCGAAACAGCCTGAATGCCCACGCCGTTTTGATCCGTCACCTTAGCCTCCAAGCAGCCATAATGACTGCCCGATTCCTGCGGCTTCAGATAATCCTCATGGTTTTCCGCCGCCGTCGTCTCAAACCGGCTTATATAGGAAGCCTGATGCTTATCCACATAACTCTCGTACGGACCATAGCCATAATACTCCGCCTGATCCATTGCCTTTGGCATAAACAGACGCAGACCAAAGCGCGGCAGATCCGGCATATTCATCTCCTTCTTTGCCTTCACCGTCATATCCAAGCTGCCATCCGTCCCAATCAGATAGGTCACATCGAGCTCCAATACCTTTTGTAGATAGATGGGAGCCAGCGACATTTTGCAGCGCACGCTGCAAAGACCGTCCTTGGCCTTTGCCTTGACGCTGTATACATGCGCAAGCACGCGGTCAAATCCGCTCTCGATCCACTTGAGCTTGATATACTGATCGTTATCGGTGGGCGCGCGCCAGATGTTAAAGCCCATGGGCTTTGTGATGCGGTCCTGATTTTTATAGACCAGATGTGTCCACTGGCCGGTGAGTTTATCGAAGGTGTAACGCAGCTTGTCGGTTTTGATGACGAGCTCCTTTTCATTTTCCTGCAGCTTGAAATCGCCTTTGTTTTTCTGCTCGGGCAGCGTGATGGCTTCGCTGCGCAGCTGCAGCTGGTCGCGGCCAAGCTCGTGCCCCGTTTCGGTGAGCAGCTGATCGCCGCGCTGCACATAGATGATATTCAGATAGCAGTTTCCTTTGCGCGGCATGGCAAAGTCCAGTGTCACTTCGACCGATTCATGCGGACCTGCCTCCAGCTCCGGCAGCAAGCCGCTTTGCAGAATCTGACCGTCGCGCTCGACCTCATAATAACCGGCCACTGCATCCTTCAAATTGGTAAAATCATAATAATTGGTAAAGCGGACCGTTCCTTTGGCGCCGTCCACCATCTCAGCGCGTACGGGACGAATCACATTTTTAAACTCAAGCAGGCTTTCGCTGGGCGTACGGTCCGGATACACCAAACCGTCCATACAGAAATTGCCATCATGCGGAAATTCGCCGAAATCGCCTCCATAAAGGAATTTGGGTTTTCCGGTCTCGGTCGTGCCGGCATACACGGCATGGTCGCACCACTCCCAGACAAAGCCGCCAACAAAACCATCGTATTTTTGGATGATCTGCCAATAATCTTCGGCATCTCCGGGACCGTTGCCCATGGCATGGATATACTCGCACAGCACATAAGGCTTGGGCGTGCCGCCCGGATTGCAGCCGGCTCCCTGATCCTCGCCGGCAAAATAGCGCTCAATCTGCTCGGTGGGCGCATACATGCGGCTGAACAGATCCAGCATGCTTACATCGTTGGTATGTCCGGTGGGCTGCTCCACAGAGCGCTCATAATGAAGCAGACGAGAAGGATCATAGGCTTTGATCCAGCGGCCTGACTTTTCAAAGTTCTCTCCATAGCCGGCTTCATTGCCCATCGACCAGATCACAACCGAGGCACAGTTTTTATCACGGATTACATTGCGCTTCTGCCGGTCCAGATTTGCCTCTTCAAACATCGGATCCTGCGCCAGCAGGCAGTAGTTGTCCACCCAGTTGCCGCCGATCAGCGGCACAGTGCCATGCGACTCCAGATCGGATTCAGAGATCACATAAAAGCCATATTCGCTGCACAGCTGCGGGAACCACGGCGCATTGGGATAATGGCTGGTACGGATGGCATTGATGTTATGCTCCTTCATGAGCTGCAGATCCACTATAGCCTGCTCCGGACTGATCGTATAGCCAGTAAACGGATCGCTGTCGTGGCGGTTCACGCCGCGGAACTTAATCTTCTGACCATTTAGCAGCACTACGCCGTCCTGCACCTCGATCTTGCGAAAACCGATCTTCTGTGCGATCACTTCCTCCTCACACTCAAGCAGCAGCGTATACTGCTTTGGCTGCTCCGCATTCCAGGTGATCACATTCTCTACCGTAAATTCAATACCGCTGCCCGGCTGCCGCTCTGCGAGAGCCTTGCCGTCCGGATCCAGCAGCGTCGCCTTCACCGGTACGCTGCCCCCGACATAATCCACGTCAACGCTCAGCTTGCCGTCCTTGTATCCATTCGTTAAATCCACATGGGCAAAAAAGTCACGGATATGGTGCTGCGGCCGCAGCATCAAATACACATCGCGAAAGATGCCGCTCATGCGCAGCTTGTCCTGATCCTCCAGATAGCTGCCGTCGCACCACTTCAAAACGGCCACTGTCAGATCATTGTCTCCCTCTGCCAGAAGCTCCGTAATATCAAACTCACTGGTCGAATGACTCACCTGGCTGTAGCCGGCAAACTGTCCGTTGACCCACACATAGAAGCAGGAATCCACGCCCTCAAAACCTAAATAATAGCGGTCCGTCCCTTTTTCACCAATCTCGAAGCTGCGCTGATATACGCCGCAGGGGTTCTGCGCCGGCACATAAGGCGGATCATAGGGAAACGGATAATTGATATTCGTATACTGGTGACGGTCATAGCCATGATTCTGCCACACAGAGGGAACCGGGATCTGGTCATTGGAGATATCCTCGTTCCAGAAATTATCCGGCAGATCATACACGCTGTCATAATAATGGAAGCCCCAAAGGCCGCTCAGCGGCAAAAAGCGATCGGACATTTCGCGGTCTCCGAGGAGCGCTTCTTCCACGGTAGAAAACGGTACATAATAGGAGCGGTTGTCCACCGTCCCCACATGCAGGGTGCGGGGATCTTCATAATACTTAGGAATATTCATAATTACCTCTTTTCTGCGCTGTCCTTTGCGCATATTGCCAAGTTTGTGTCGCAGCGCAGACACAAACTTGTTCTCTTTTCTGCTGCTTAGCCCTGGGCGAGCGCCTGCAGGCGCGGCATTGCATATTTAAAAAACATTTGATAGGACTGACAGTAGTAATTGCGCGACAGATGCCCGTCGACGATTGGCTCACGGTTGCGCCGGCAGCCTCCCCGGCAGATGAACGCATAGGGGCAAGTCCTGCACGCAGGGTCAATTTGCCGCGAAAGCGGGATGAAGCCTAGCTGGTCGCGGTTTGCACTGATCTTTGCAAAGCTGTCGGTTCTCAAATTGCCGATACAGTACTCGTCCAGCATATAGAAGTCGCAGGGATATACGCGACCGTCGGCCTCGACGACATGCTGATGGCTGCAGCTTCCGCTCATACCGCAGGTTTGCGGCCGGCCGCCGCGCAGCATATTGATGAGATTGATGAAGTAGCCGATGTAGACCCAGTTCCCTTTGCTGAGATCCTGATACCACAGGTCGAACAGATCACATAGGAACTGGCCGTACAGCTGAGGCGTGAGCGAATAATTCTGCTGCCCCTCCTGTTCATAGAGCGGATCGAGGCAGGCGATATATTGCTGATAGGTAAAGCCCTGCTTGGAGAAAAAGCCGTAGGCCTTGCCGATGCTTTTGGCAAGCTCCTTGGTGACGACAATCAAAATATTGAATTCGGCCTTATGCTTCTTTAGAAGCTGAGCCGCATGCAGCACGCGGCTGTGCGTCCCTTTGCCAGCAGCATCGAGCCGGTACAGATCATGCAGATCCTTGTGTCCGTCCATGGAAAGCCCGACCAAAAACTGGTTTTGCGCAAAGAATTCGGCCCATTCATCATCGATCAGGTATCCGTTAGTTTGAATGGCATGGTGAATGGAAATGCCTCTGTGATTATGCTTTTTTTCAAGCTCGATCAGCCTTCGGTAGAAGCTGAGCCCTGCGAGCGTAGGCTCGCCGCCCTGAAAGCCAAGGTCAAGCGTGTGCTCGGTTTCGGCAAGCGCCTTTTGCAGAATGATTTCGAGCGTCTCCTCGCTCATCATGCCATAATTTTCTTCTTCACGCTTGCTGGTTTCATCCATATAAAAGCAGTACCGGCAGCGCATATTGCAGCTTCCGGACGCTGGTTTGATCAGTAGATTGATAGGCGGCATAGAACCTCCTCTCCTGTAGCTTCGGTCTTTGTTGCGCCTATTATAGCACCAGCCGCCAGAGCATGACAAGGGGCAATCTCTAAAAAGGCCACCGGATGACCACGATGGTATATCATCCAGCGGCCTTTTTCATATCTTTGCAGCAAATTCTGCATTAAAGCCCCTGATCTCTGAACATTCCCGCAATTTCCTCTGCGGTTTCCTGCATTCCACGCTGAAACCAAACTTCGATCCAGCCGTACAGCGCGTATGCTACATATGCTCTTGCGTATACTTCCACCTTTGAATGCTCGGGCTTCGGTCCGCATAGTCCGATAATGACATCTTTCAAAAGGTACACGAGATTTCTTTCATTTAATAGGCTGTAAAAATCTCTGTTTTTTTCAAAGTGTGCAAACAGTAAGCCGAGCAATTCATTTAATGGTCTGTTATCCTTTCGCTCTGCTTCGTCCGTCCATTCCTTGAATATTTTATGGATATATCCCCGCAGAATATCCTCCTTACTTTCATAATTTCGATAAAAGGAAGCTCTGCCGATGCCGGCAAGGTCGCACAATTCGCTGATGGATATATCTCCGATTGGCTTGTCCCGCAGCAACTTTAGAAGCGCGTCCGTAATATGCTCTATGACATAAGCGTTCCTTGCTTCGTTGCTAAACGGTGATACATTTTTCAGGGTCTGTCTCATTTTTCCGTCTCCTATTGACACCAAGAAAATTCGATGATACAAATAGATCATCAAGACAATTGTTTCATCGTTATCATAACACGCTGAAAACAAAAGTCAATAGTAAATGGCAGAAAGGAAAAAAGAAATGACACTTACACAAAAACGGCTGATGATTGTATTGATCATCGTCATTATCGCCGCCCTTTTAGGACGGCTGACAGTCCGAGGGATTATGAATCTTCTGCTCGGCGGAACATTGTTTGGAGGTAATTTTCTGTGAAACCAGAAAAAAAGAAAGGTAGAGGTATGTTTATATTTATTTGTATAGCAGCGTTTCTTGTTTCTTTTGGGTTTGGAGTCGCTTCAAAATTTGCGATTCGGCCGTCATGGGCAAAACAATACTCTGTTCAATTAACGGATGAGATCGGAAAGGTTTATAAAGATATTTCCTACGGTGACGGCGAAGCCAACAAATTTGACCTGTATGTTCCTGCAGACGGAAGTAAGGAAAGTTACGGTTTGGTGATTTATCTCCACGCAGGCGGATTTACACAAGGAGATAAGTCGGGGGACGCTGAAATGCTTTCATGGCTGTGTTCCAAAGGCTATGTTGCGGCAGGAATCAACTATACGCTGCGTAACGAAACAAATAACAAAAGCGTATATTCTCAGTCAATGGAAATCAAAGAAGCTATGCCGAAGGTCGTGGAAGAAGCGGAAAGGCTTGGATACCATATAGATAAATTGGCTATGGCAGGCGGCTCGGCCGGTCATGCGCTTGCTATGATTTACGCTTACAGAGATGCAGACGAATCGCCGGTTCCAGTCAAGTTATTATTTGGCGCTGTGGGACCTTCCAGCTTTTATGCGGAAGATTGGGATATTTACGGCTTTGATCGGGACACGAATGAATCAAGAAAAGGCGCCGCCGGTCTTTTAGGTGTTATGGGCGGTGTGGAATTGACGCCGCAAATGATAAAGGACGGCTCTTATATAGAAAAGTTAAAACCCATATCGGCAGTCATGTGGGTGGATGAAAATACTGTTCCGAGTGTTGTTGCATATGGAAAATACGATAAAATCCAGCCATATAAAGGCTCTCAAAGATTATTGGAAGCTTATAAACAGCATTCAGTGGATTACAAATATTTTGAATGTCCGCATTCCGGTCACGGACTGCAAAATGATGACAAAATCTACAAAGAATACATGGAAGCCGTAGAGCAATATCTGAATCAATATATGCCGGTGAATTAACTGCCGTGAGATTGGCTTGTATAATCATACTAGCTTTTGTAGAACAAATTGCACATAAAAAGGCCGCCCTATTTTTAAGGGCGGTCTTCTGTTTTATTGTATGATATTCATTTCCCTTTTCGTGCTGCAGGTAAAATAGATCACCTGATACTTTTCCGCAATCTCCTTTAAAAACGCTGCGGCAGCTGCATTCTTTTCATCATCCAAATTGGTGAACGGATCATCCATAATCAGAACCGGCACTTCCTCCTGATACATCGCGTCAACCAAAGCGATGCGCAGACAAACCCCTATCAAATCACGATACCCTGCGCTAAGCGCAGCAATCTCTCGTTGCTTGCCAAACTCATCCACCGTCACATTGGTATTGGCATCCACATGAAACGCCTCGGCCGGCTCTCCCGAAATCTTTTCATAATACATGCCAAAGGCCCTTCGTATCGGGTCCGCATAGCGAGCCGTCATCGCCTCCTTAGCCAATATCAGCTTCTCTTTGGCCATGCTGACAGCCGCATATTTTTCCTGCTCTGCAAGCTGAATTTCCTTTAGCTGCTGCAGCTGTGCGCTGTTTTCCTCCTGCTCCTCCTGCTTTTCCTGCAGGTCTGCCAGCGTTTTACGGTAGTCGCTTATCCTATTTTGCGCCTCCTGCATCTGGTCCGTCAGCTGCTGTATTTGCTCATTCACTGCTTCCAAGGACGGCAGCTCCGCCTCATCCGGCAGCGCTGCAAGCTGCGCCGGATCATGCTTTTCCTCAAACTCCTTCAGCTCCGTCTCCGCCTCCGCCTGCAGTCTAGCCGCCATCCGGTGCTGTCCGGTAAGCTCCTGTATCTCACGAAGCTGCTGCGCCAAATCCTTGCGCGGCTGATATCCGCTTTGCCGCAGAAACTCCGTCAGTTCCTGATGCCCAGTCTCATAGGCCGCCCTTTCCGTTTGCCAATGCTCATACTTATCCTGCAAAAACGAGAACCGCGCCGCCTGCTTCCTAAGCTCATAAAGCGCATCCTGCAAACGGTCCTCCGGCGCAGCCATACCATATCCGCTCAGCCATGCCGTCAGCGCCTCCCTTGTCCTCTGCGCCTCTGCAGGATCCGGCTCCTGCGCCGCCTTTTTCTTAAGTGATGCATATTCCAGCGACTCCATCGTCAGCTCCTGCAGCGCAGCATCCACCGTATCCTCCGCAAACACCCTGCCGTGCCGCTCAAAATATGCCGCCATTCTCGCATCCGTCTGCCCGATAAACGCCCGGTCCTCCTCTACCTCCTGCTGCAGCTGCGTAAGCTCCGGTGACGGCTGCTTCTTATTGCCAACCAGCCCCATGAGCAGCAGCACGCCGCCCACGGCGGCAAGAATGACGCCGATGCTCATCTTAACTGCAAAAGCCAAAACAGCGCCTAACAAAATGACTATGACTCCTGCTGCTGCAAGAGGAGAAACCCGCCTTGCGCGCTGTTTTTGTGCTGTCTGCAGCGCCTGCAGGGCAGCCGCCTTAGAGGAAAGCGCCGCCTTTATACTGCCCCGCTTATGCCAGGCAGCGGCAAGCTCTGTCAGCGGCTCAGCCTCATCTGCAAAGTCCGCTTCCAGCCGGCTAAGCTGCTCTTTTTCCGCTGCTGTCAGCCGCTTAGCATTAAGCTCCTGCTCCAAGTCCCTAAGCTTAGTGGCTTCCTCGATTTTATCATCTATATCCTCAGGAATGCCTCCGGAGAAAGCCTCCGACAAAGCACTCCGCTCTGCCTCCTCTTCCGGCGTTAATTTATATAAAGAACTTCTCTCCTGTCCTTTTTCAAGCTCTGTACAGGCAATGACTTTATTTTTGATCTCCTCTGCACTCAGAAGCTGTCCGGGCAGCTCCCGCCGGGCCTGCACAGCTTCTTCCGTTCTTGCCTGCACCGCCTTTTGAAGGCGGCTCCATTCGGATTTTGCCGCCGCGGCGGTGTGCTGCTTGGCAAGCTCTTCCTGCCGCTTGGCTGCATTTTGCTGCTGCAGCTTACATGCCTCATAGGCGTCCTGCTCGGCCTGCAGCTGCTGACGGTAAGCATCGATACTGGCGGAAAGGCTCTGACCACCCTGCACCAGGCGCTCATAGGCGGCAATCTGCTCTCTTCTTTTGCTGAGAGAGCCGGTGGCGCGCTTCGGCGTCAGGCGGTTCAGCATGTCTGTGAGCCGCGTGCTGGCGGTATCAAAATTATTCAGATCGTGCGTATTATCGGAAAGATTGCCGATTTTGGCATTGATATCATCTGTCGCCGCAGTTTCGCATGCGCTTTGCGTGATGAAGACGGTCCGCAGAAAGGATTCGCGGTCAATTTTGAATAGCTCCTCGCCAATCCTTTTGCTGTAATCCTTGGACGGCAGATTGGTCTTCGCGTCGCGAAGCTCAAAGGTGTCGTTTGCTTCCTTATCCTGAAATATCCTTGTGATCTGATAGGTCTTGCCGCTTGTTTCAAACACAAGCTGACCGCCGAAGACACCGCCCTGCCAGGGCTTGTAGCGTCTCCGCTCGTTGTCCTGCAGGCTGCGCCTTCTCTCCCCCTCAAGGCCGTAAAACATGGCTCTGATAAAGGCCGCGAGTGTGCTTTTGCCCCAGCCGTTTTCCTTGCAGATGACATTGACGCCATCTGAAAAATCCGCAGAGTAATCCTGCAGCTTTCCAAAATTTTCAATATGACAGGAAATTAATTTCATCGCTACTCAATCTCCTCTCCGGCAAGCGCCTGCAGGCCGTATCGGATGATCTGCGCTTTCTCCTCATCCGATAACGCGGCATCCTTCATGACTTGGCGCACATATTCTCCTTTTAGCGATTCATCGAGTAAATAATCCTCAATATTGATTTTGAGCGCGGTTTCATCGTAAACCTTAACAAAGTAAAAGCTGCCCGCAAAGCGGGATTGAAGATAAGCAATATCCTTTTCACAGGCAACGTCCAGGCTCCCCGTAAGCACGAGCTTGACCAGACTGTCCGCCGTACAGCCTGCCTCCTGCAGGGCTGACGCAGCGACGGCAATCATCTCGGCCGTTGTTTGACAGTCCGTCACATCGGCCGTAACCGTATACAGCTTCCTTTGCGCAAACGGAATAAATTCATGCGTATAAGCGCCGGTCTGCTCGTCCACCTCTATAATGACAAAGCCATGCTCTCCGCATTCGTCAAAGCCCCGGCCCTCCAGACAGCCCGGATAGCAATAGGTACCTCTGGCATCAAGCCGTTCCTTTTTATAGGCATGGATATGCCCCAGCGCCAGATAGTCGATCCCCTTATTTTTCAGCGCCTTAAGCTCGATGATCTCCGCTCGGTC is drawn from Lachnospiraceae bacterium and contains these coding sequences:
- a CDS encoding AAA family ATPase — translated: MKLISCHIENFGKLQDYSADFSDGVNVICKENGWGKSTLAAFIRAMFYGLEGERRRSLQDNERRRYKPWQGGVFGGQLVFETSGKTYQITRIFQDKEANDTFELRDAKTNLPSKDYSKRIGEELFKIDRESFLRTVFITQSACETAATDDINAKIGNLSDNTHDLNNFDTASTRLTDMLNRLTPKRATGSLSKRREQIAAYERLVQGGQSLSASIDAYRQQLQAEQDAYEACKLQQQNAAKRQEELAKQHTAAAAKSEWSRLQKAVQARTEEAVQARRELPGQLLSAEEIKNKVIACTELEKGQERSSLYKLTPEEEAERSALSEAFSGGIPEDIDDKIEEATKLRDLEQELNAKRLTAAEKEQLSRLEADFADEAEPLTELAAAWHKRGSIKAALSSKAAALQALQTAQKQRARRVSPLAAAGVIVILLGAVLAFAVKMSIGVILAAVGGVLLLMGLVGNKKQPSPELTQLQQEVEEDRAFIGQTDARMAAYFERHGRVFAEDTVDAALQELTMESLEYASLKKKAAQEPDPAEAQRTREALTAWLSGYGMAAPEDRLQDALYELRKQAARFSFLQDKYEHWQTERAAYETGHQELTEFLRQSGYQPRKDLAQQLREIQELTGQHRMAARLQAEAETELKEFEEKHDPAQLAALPDEAELPSLEAVNEQIQQLTDQMQEAQNRISDYRKTLADLQEKQEEQEENSAQLQQLKEIQLAEQEKYAAVSMAKEKLILAKEAMTARYADPIRRAFGMYYEKISGEPAEAFHVDANTNVTVDEFGKQREIAALSAGYRDLIGVCLRIALVDAMYQEEVPVLIMDDPFTNLDDEKNAAAAAFLKEIAEKYQVIYFTCSTKREMNIIQ
- a CDS encoding DNA repair exonuclease, whose product is MKFIHCADLHLDSKMNANLDKERAKERRGELLHTFERMVAYAEQNEVGAILIAGDLFDTKTISATARNTVVHHMIQHPQITFYYLKGNHDQDPFLAEIEETPANLRLFTSEWTTYEEADGRITVSGLELSQDNAKAAYVSLVLDFQKFNIVMLHGQESESTAKDRAEIIELKALKNKGIDYLALGHIHAYKKERLDARGTYCYPGCLEGRGFDECGEHGFVIIEVDEQTGAYTHEFIPFAQRKLYTVTADVTDCQTTAEMIAVAASALQEAGCTADSLVKLVLTGSLDVACEKDIAYLQSRFAGSFYFVKVYDETALKINIEDYLLDESLKGEYVRQVMKDAALSDEEKAQIIRYGLQALAGEEIE